From a region of the Panicum virgatum strain AP13 chromosome 2K, P.virgatum_v5, whole genome shotgun sequence genome:
- the LOC120695225 gene encoding vegetative cell wall protein gp1-like, with product MRGPILQPARFPACPASRGPVRPELPLAQQPAEHAPRPCHRAPLAAAQRPASPTRSWPLPPTPLAHLSALLARSASARVLPLQPGPTRQLHPLAASPGPLARSVLLLPRSHNRPPAITAAIPAGLSLGAPPQDARGLPLFGPQPCASTIPPTRRHQSRPQTLARCATPCSAGPTICAAVSTPPRRTSGRQDSRTCYASAPRISPSFRSHEFSHASAGISPSLRRR from the coding sequence ATGCGCGGCCCAATCCTCCAGCCAGCCCGcttcccggcctgccccgcgtcACGCGGTCCGGTCCGCCCCGAGctcccgctcgcgcagcagcccgcgGAGCACGCGCCACGCCCCTGCCACCGGGCCCCACTCGCAGCAGCCCAGCGCCCAGCTTCTCCCACGCGCTCGTGGCCGCTCCCGCCGACGCccctggcccacctgtcggcgttACTCGCCCGCTCCGCCAGCGCCCGCGTCCTCCCGCTGCAGCCCGGCCCCACACGCCAGCTCCACCCACTCGctgccagcccgggcccgctcgccaggtctgtcctcctccttccccgctCGCACAACCGCCCGCCCGCGATCACGGCCGCGATTCCCGCCGGCCTCTCCCTGGGCGCGCCTCCCCAAGATGCCCGGGGCCTCCCTTTATTTGGCCCGCAGCCCTGCGCCTCCACCATCCCTCCCACCCGCCGTCACCAGAgccgcccccaaaccctagctcgctgcgccacgccctgctccgccgggcCGACGATTTGCGCCGCCGTGAGCACGCCGCCCCGTCGCACCTCAGGCCGCCAGGACTCCCGCACCTGCTACGCCTCGGCGCCCAGGATCTCACCGAGCTTCCGGTCCCACGAGTTCAGCCACGCCAGCGCCGGGATTTCGCCTAGCCTCCGCCGCAGGTGA